Part of the Mycobacteriales bacterium genome is shown below.
TTCTCCGCCGGAGCCGACCTCGACGGCGCCGCCCGGGTGACCGGCCGCGAACAGGCACGCGACGTCGCCCGGTTCGGGCACCGCGTCTTCCGGCGTTTCCGCGAGAGCACCGTGCCGACGTTCGCGTTCGTCAACGGCGTGGCGCTCGGCGGTGGACTCGAACTCGCCCTGGCCTGTCATTACCGCACGCTGTCCTCGGGCGCGGGCGCGCTGGCGTTCCCGGAGTGCTTCCTCGGCATCGTGCCCGGCTGGGGCGGCTGTTGGCTGCTCCCCAACCTGATCGGCGCCGACGGCGCAGTGCGGGTCATCGTCGACAACGCGCTCGCCAACAACCGGATGCTCAAGCCGGCACAGGCGCTCGAGCTCGGCATCGCCGACACCGTGTTCGATCCGGCCGACTTCCTGGAGCGGTCGCTGGAGTGGGCGGCCGGCATCCTGCGCGGCGACCACCACGTCGATCGACGCGCCGTCGACCGCGGTCCCGGGTGGGACGACGCAGTACGTCGAGGTCGGGCCGGTGCCGACGCGAAGCTGCACGGAGCGGCGCCTGCGCCGTACCGTGCGCTCGACCTGATCGCCGCGGCCCGCGCATCGACCCTCGACGAGGGCTTCGCGGCCGAGGACGAGGCGCTGACCGACCTGATCATGAGCGAGGAGTTCCGGGCCGGGGCCTACGCCTTCGATCTGGTGCAGCGACGGGCCCGGCGCCCGGTCGGCGCACCGGATCGGGCACTGGCCCGGCCGGTGACGAAGGTCGGGATCGTCGGAGCGGGCCTGATGGCCTGCCAGCTCGCCCTGCTCTTCGTCCGGCGGCTGCGGGTGCCGGTCGTGCTCACCGACGTTGACGCCGCACGGGTCGAGGCGGGGGTCGCGGCAGTCCATTCCGAGATCGAGAAGCTCCAAGCGTTGGGTCGGGTGGGCGCGGACGAGGCCGCCCGGCTGACCGCACTGGTCAGCGGCTCACCGGACCTGCGACCGTCCTTCACCGACGCCGATCTCGTGATCGAGGCGGTGTTCGAAGATCTCGAGGTCAAGCAGAAGGTCTTCGCCGACGTCGAAGGTGTCGTCTCCCCGACCTGCCTGCTGGCGACCAACACCTCCAGCCTGTCGGTGACCCGGATGGGCGCGGGCATAGCGCACCCCGAGCGGCTCGTCGGGCTGCACTTCTTCAATCCGGTCGCCGTTCTCCCGTTGGTCGAGGTCGTTCGCACGCCGGCGACCGACGATGCGTCCCTGGCGACGGCACTCGCGGTCGGGCGCGAGGTGAAGAAGTCGTGCGTGCTCGTCGCCGATGCGCCGGCGTTCGTGGTCAACCGGCTGCTGACCAGATTCCTCGGCGAGGTGATCGCGAGCGTCGACGAGGGAACGCCGATCGAGGTCGCCGACGGGGCGCTCTCACCGCTCGGCCTGCCGATGACGCCGTTCGTGCTGCTCGCTCTCGTCGGGCCGGCGGTGGCGCTGCACGTGGCCGAGACCCTGCACACCGCGTTCCCCGACCGCTTCGCGGTCAGCGACAATCTCGCCCGCGTCGTTGCCGCCGGCAAGAACGGCATCTATCTCTGGGCGGACGGCGTTCCGACGGTCGACCCGGAGGTCGCCGCCCTGATCGAGCAGGGCGGCGACCCCAGCACCGTCGAGCAGCTACGCGCCCGCTCGCTGGACGCGCTCGCCGAGGAGATCGGCTTGATGCTCGACGAGGGCGTCGTCGCGGCGCCGGCCGACATCGACCTGTGCCTCATCCTCGGCGCGGGCTGGCCGTTCCACCTCGGCGGGATCACGCCGTACCTCGACCGGACCGGCGTCTCGGAACGGGTACGCGGCAGGCGTTTCCAGCAATCCGGCGGGGCGAGCGTGCCCGCCTAGTTGGTTCCCGCCTTCGCACCCTCGCGGGTGTCGACGGCGACGACGCCACCGTCCCGGTCGCCGCGGCGACCCACCCAGATCATCACCAGGCCGGCGAGGAACAGGGCGACGGCGAGCACGAGGGACGTGGCGAAGAAACTGCCGCCGGTCCGATCCTGCAGCCAGCCACCGAGATACGGGCCGGCAAAGCCGCCGAGGTTACCCAGCGCGTTGATCAGACCCATGGCGCCACCGGCGAGAGCGACCGGTACGGCGCGGGACGCGCTGGCCCAGAACGGGCCGTCGTAGGCCAAGGCTCCCATCATGGCGAAGCTCAGGAACAGGATCGACACAGCGGCGATGTTGCCGACGCCGACCGACAGGACGAGCGCGACCGAGCCGACCACCATCGACACGAACACGTGCAGGCGGTAACGACCGTTCCGGTCCGCGGCGCGGCCGTTGATCCACAGACCCACGATCGCGAAGACGTACGGCACCGCGGTCAGGAACCCGACCGCCACAGATCCGCCCCCGGTGACCTGCTCCACCTCGTGCGGCAGCCAGAGATTGAGGCCGTAGAAGCCGATCTGGATCAGGAAATACACGCCGACCAGTTTCCACACGACGCTGCTGCGCAGGATCTGCCGATAACCGGCGTTGGCCGGCTGGCCGGCGTTGTCCGCGGCCAGCGACGTCTCGATGTAGTCCCGCTCCTCCCGGCTGCACCAGGCGGCGTCACTCGGCCGGTCCGCAGCGAACCAGAACCACAGCGGCGCCGCGATCAGGAACGGGAAGATCCCCTCGACGACGAACAGCATGCGCCAGTCGCTGAAGGACAGAATCCAGCCGGACAGCGGCGCGGTGATGATCGACGAGATGGCGATGTTCATGATCCAGAATGCGTACGCCCGGGCCCGCTCCCGGGCCGGGAACCAGTGGCTGATCAGCACGAGGATCGCCGGCCAGATACCGCCCTCGGCGACACCGAGCATGAATCTGACGATGAGCAACTGTGTGTAGTCCTGCACCAGGCCGGAAAGAACGGCGAAGACGCCCCAGACCAGGATCATGATGCCGACGAACTTCTTCGCCGACCAGTGCTCGGCCAAGTGTCCGCCGGGCAACTGCATGACGAGATAACCGATGAAGAAGATTCCGCCCGCGAGTCCCTCGGCTCCGGCGGAGACGTGGAGATCCTTCCCGATCCCGTCGAACGCGAAGCCGATGTTCGTCCGGTCCATGAAGGAGATGATGTAGACGACGATGGCGATCGGGATCAGTCGCGTCCATCTCGTGCGCCCCGCTGGCGCTTCGTGGGCACCGGTCTCGACGTTGGTCGTCATGAAGGCTCCTTCCGTCGCGGGCGGATGACACTTCGGCGGGCGTCACGCAGCCCGCGACCGGCGAGTATGCCGAGGTATCCGCAGACCGGCATCTCGGGAGGTGACGTGGTGTGCACATCCTCGGTCGATACCCCGCGCAATATCACGCGCAGTCACCGAATGATCGGAAAGCGATTTCCCCCGGGGCCGGCGATGATCTCGGCCGGGTAACACTTACCTCGACGCCGGCCGCCGGGTCTGCGTCAGGCATGCTGGCCTGCGGGCACACCCTCGACACAGCTCAGCCGGACCGCCACGCCTTCGCAAAAGGACAACACCATGACGATCGATGACCTCAGCCGTTCGCTACGACGTCCCTCGATCGAGTACCGCCCTGAGGTGCGGTGGTGGCTGGCCGAAGGCCTCCACACCGACGCCACGCTGCGGCATGAGATCGACACCGCGCACCAACTGGGCTTTGGCGGCATGGAGTTCCTCGCCATGGATGAGGAGAACATCGACCACGCCCGCTACGGGTGGGGCTCCGAAGAATGGGTCCACGATTCCCAGATCGTCGTCGAGGAGACGACCAGACGCGACATGTCGGTGAGCTTCACCTCGGGCACCAACTGGTCGAACGCGAATCTCCCCACTATCGGTCCGGACCATCCGGCGGCGGCCCAAGAACTCGACGTCGCCATCGAACACCTACCGGCCGGCGCCTCGCGCGACGGCGCGCTGACCCGGGTCGACCCGAACGCCAGACCGGAGACCAGCATGATCCCCGGAGAGCGCGGCCCCATCCAGGCACTGACATTTGTTGCCGTCGTTGCCGCTCGTGTCGTCGAGGAGACAGCCACCGGAGCGATCCTCGACGCCGGGTCGGTGATCGACCTGACGGACCAGGTGCACGGCGAGTCGCTGAACTGGACGGCCCCCGAGCCCGGCAGGTGGCGGCTGTTCACCTACTGGATGCACGGAACTGGTCAGACCGCCTCTCCGTCGGCGTCCGTCAACTACACGGTGAACTACCTCGACCCGGACGGGGCGGAAGCCGTCATCGACTACTGGAACACCGTTGTGCTCACCCCGGCACTGCGCCGACAGATCAGCCGCAACCCGCGGGTCCAGATGTATATGGACTCTCTGGAGCTGTCGACGTTCGGGGCTGCAGGACTGTTCTGGGGACGTACCGTCCGCGCCGAATTCCAGCGTCGCCGCGGATACGACATCGGCCCGTGGCTGCCCTTCCTCGCCAGAACCGTGCCGAGCATGGCCGCCGGCACGGTCTATCACAACCAGGCGCTCGAGGAGCAGCGTGGCGAGGTGGAGAAGGTGCGGTTCGACTACGTCCGCACCCTCACAGACCTTTACATCGAGAACATGCTGCGACCCTTCGCGGCATTCCTGCACGCCAACGGCATGGGGCTTCGTTCCGAGATCAGCTACGGACTGCCGTTCGAGCTGACCCGGCCCGGTCCGGAGGTCGACGGAATCGAGACGGAATCCCTCGAATTCGGCTCCCAGATCGACGCGTACCGGCTGATGGCCGGTCCCGCTCACCTGTTCGGCAAGCAGTACTCGTCCGAGACCGGCGCGACGACCCGCAACCACATCCTCGATCACAGGTTTTACGACCAGATCATCGCAACTCAGCTCGCCGCGGGGATCACCAAGACGGTCCTGCACGGATGGGCCAGCACCGCCGGCGCCGAAGGCACGACCCAATGGCCAGGTCACGAGGGCATGTGGCCGATGTTCTCCGAGCGTTTCGACACCCGACAACCGTCCGCGGAGTTCTACCCGCTGTGGACCGCGGCCGTCAGCCGCTACCAGTACATGCTCCGCCAGGGAAAACCACGGGTCGACGTCGGTATCCTGCGCACCGACCACTTCACCGACAACATGTCGGGCTTCGCCTTTCTCGATCACGAGGGCAATCGGGTCCCTGACGAAGATGCCTACGGTCGTTGGTGGATGCGGAATCGGCAGAACCACTGGTGGCAAGACCTGGGCATGCAGGACGCCGGATGGACCTACGAATTCTTCGATGGAACGCTGCTCCTGCGCGACGAGGTGTCCTTCGCCGCCGGGCTGGTTCAACCGAACGGCCCGGGTTATCAGGCGCTGATCGTCTTCCAGAGCGAACTCGACGCCGACGCGGCAGGAAGGGTTCTCGAGTGGGCCCGCCAAGGCTTGAAGGTCGTCATCGTGCACGGGGCCCGCGAGTTGAAGCAGCTGTTCGACGGGCAGTACTGGCACCATGACCATGCCGCTGCCCGCACACCGGGCCTCGACGGGCGCGACGGCGAGCTCGCCGAAACGATGAAAGCGCTGACTGCGCTTCCCACGGTTGCTGAGATCGATGATCCGAGCGGCACTGTCGCCACACTCAGAAGCCTCGGCGTGATCGGACGAGCTGAGTTCACCAGCGACAACCCCAATGTGCTGTCCCACCTGCGCGAGGACGGGGACCTTCTGCACCTGTACCTCTACCACTTCCGCTACGAAACCGGCGAGCCGACCACGGTCCAGGTAGCTCTCCCCGGCGCCGGAGCGGTCTACCGAGTCGACGTATGGACAGGTGCCATCCTTCCGCATACCGGCAGCGTCGAGCAGACGCAGGGCCGAAGCATCGTCACCGTCGACCTCGCACCCGGGGAGACGGCCCTGTTCACTCTCGACCGCTCGGTCCCCGGCCACTCTGATCTCAAACCGGCTCGGAGCGAGACCCTGGCGGAACTCTCCGA
Proteins encoded:
- a CDS encoding 3-hydroxyacyl-CoA dehydrogenase NAD-binding domain-containing protein, whose amino-acid sequence is MTTADSATSLAGSWPDEVVTEARVRYLDVPGVPAPVALITLDNGRDHTRPATFGPGGLAALDAAVDEIEAHSPGVAAIGVTGTPFIFSAGADLDGAARVTGREQARDVARFGHRVFRRFRESTVPTFAFVNGVALGGGLELALACHYRTLSSGAGALAFPECFLGIVPGWGGCWLLPNLIGADGAVRVIVDNALANNRMLKPAQALELGIADTVFDPADFLERSLEWAAGILRGDHHVDRRAVDRGPGWDDAVRRGRAGADAKLHGAAPAPYRALDLIAAARASTLDEGFAAEDEALTDLIMSEEFRAGAYAFDLVQRRARRPVGAPDRALARPVTKVGIVGAGLMACQLALLFVRRLRVPVVLTDVDAARVEAGVAAVHSEIEKLQALGRVGADEAARLTALVSGSPDLRPSFTDADLVIEAVFEDLEVKQKVFADVEGVVSPTCLLATNTSSLSVTRMGAGIAHPERLVGLHFFNPVAVLPLVEVVRTPATDDASLATALAVGREVKKSCVLVADAPAFVVNRLLTRFLGEVIASVDEGTPIEVADGALSPLGLPMTPFVLLALVGPAVALHVAETLHTAFPDRFAVSDNLARVVAAGKNGIYLWADGVPTVDPEVAALIEQGGDPSTVEQLRARSLDALAEEIGLMLDEGVVAAPADIDLCLILGAGWPFHLGGITPYLDRTGVSERVRGRRFQQSGGASVPA
- a CDS encoding MFS transporter, yielding MTTNVETGAHEAPAGRTRWTRLIPIAIVVYIISFMDRTNIGFAFDGIGKDLHVSAGAEGLAGGIFFIGYLVMQLPGGHLAEHWSAKKFVGIMILVWGVFAVLSGLVQDYTQLLIVRFMLGVAEGGIWPAILVLISHWFPARERARAYAFWIMNIAISSIITAPLSGWILSFSDWRMLFVVEGIFPFLIAAPLWFWFAADRPSDAAWCSREERDYIETSLAADNAGQPANAGYRQILRSSVVWKLVGVYFLIQIGFYGLNLWLPHEVEQVTGGGSVAVGFLTAVPYVFAIVGLWINGRAADRNGRYRLHVFVSMVVGSVALVLSVGVGNIAAVSILFLSFAMMGALAYDGPFWASASRAVPVALAGGAMGLINALGNLGGFAGPYLGGWLQDRTGGSFFATSLVLAVALFLAGLVMIWVGRRGDRDGGVVAVDTREGAKAGTN
- a CDS encoding glycosyl hydrolase, which codes for MTIDDLSRSLRRPSIEYRPEVRWWLAEGLHTDATLRHEIDTAHQLGFGGMEFLAMDEENIDHARYGWGSEEWVHDSQIVVEETTRRDMSVSFTSGTNWSNANLPTIGPDHPAAAQELDVAIEHLPAGASRDGALTRVDPNARPETSMIPGERGPIQALTFVAVVAARVVEETATGAILDAGSVIDLTDQVHGESLNWTAPEPGRWRLFTYWMHGTGQTASPSASVNYTVNYLDPDGAEAVIDYWNTVVLTPALRRQISRNPRVQMYMDSLELSTFGAAGLFWGRTVRAEFQRRRGYDIGPWLPFLARTVPSMAAGTVYHNQALEEQRGEVEKVRFDYVRTLTDLYIENMLRPFAAFLHANGMGLRSEISYGLPFELTRPGPEVDGIETESLEFGSQIDAYRLMAGPAHLFGKQYSSETGATTRNHILDHRFYDQIIATQLAAGITKTVLHGWASTAGAEGTTQWPGHEGMWPMFSERFDTRQPSAEFYPLWTAAVSRYQYMLRQGKPRVDVGILRTDHFTDNMSGFAFLDHEGNRVPDEDAYGRWWMRNRQNHWWQDLGMQDAGWTYEFFDGTLLLRDEVSFAAGLVQPNGPGYQALIVFQSELDADAAGRVLEWARQGLKVVIVHGARELKQLFDGQYWHHDHAAARTPGLDGRDGELAETMKALTALPTVAEIDDPSGTVATLRSLGVIGRAEFTSDNPNVLSHLREDGDLLHLYLYHFRYETGEPTTVQVALPGAGAVYRVDVWTGAILPHTGSVEQTQGRSIVTVDLAPGETALFTLDRSVPGHSDLKPARSETLAELSEWAITVESWDAGDRELITEDRGLGYVTRETRPTTRITRLDGGNGKLRPWQSISTIGPDVSGIGEYTASLPLEHGPQEGERYVLELGSTGGGLGAASVNDGDPIGFDTSRPIVDVTSEMHAGINTVTIRVASSLNNRLLARGYYENLDDVGARILGKPPTMQTTAVHDHGLLGPVRLLRETSMNQPTPGNPEE